From a region of the Pseudomonadaceae bacterium SI-3 genome:
- a CDS encoding aspartate aminotransferase family protein — MDDQNSHLMHAYARQPVYFTRGQGARLWDAQGREYLDAIAGVAVTNLGHSHPEITAAIADQAGRLMHTSNLFGIEWQDSLGTRLCAISGMRRAFFCNSGAEANETALKLARLHATRRGITHPVVAVMENSFHGRTLATLAATGNPSVHRGFEPLMPGFMRVPYADIDAVTALASQFSNIVAVLVEPVQGESGVRIAPIEYMQSLRNLCTANDWLFMVDEVQTGLGRTGAWFGYQHAGVLPDVITLAKGLGNGYPVGACLARGAAADLFSPGHHGSTFGGNPMACRIGCTVIDVMERDGVPQRASVMGQRLEGALRRGLAGCEGVAAIRALGLMIGVELDRPCTELLSCALKDEALLISVSRERTIRLLPALICSEAEIAEIADRVSRVVWQWSRRCEASRLSDTA; from the coding sequence ATGGACGATCAAAATTCACACCTGATGCATGCCTATGCCAGACAGCCGGTTTACTTCACCCGAGGGCAGGGGGCACGGCTCTGGGACGCTCAAGGGCGCGAATATCTCGATGCGATTGCGGGAGTAGCCGTAACCAATCTCGGCCACTCTCACCCTGAAATAACCGCAGCCATTGCCGATCAGGCGGGCCGCTTGATGCATACCTCGAATCTTTTCGGCATCGAGTGGCAGGACTCACTCGGTACGCGGCTTTGTGCGATATCCGGGATGCGTCGAGCGTTTTTCTGCAATTCGGGAGCTGAGGCAAACGAGACGGCGCTGAAGCTGGCACGCCTGCACGCAACCCGCCGTGGCATAACCCATCCGGTCGTGGCGGTAATGGAAAACAGTTTTCATGGCCGCACGCTCGCAACGCTCGCCGCAACCGGCAACCCAAGCGTGCATCGGGGCTTCGAGCCGCTTATGCCGGGCTTCATGCGGGTGCCATACGCTGATATTGACGCTGTGACGGCGCTTGCATCGCAGTTCTCCAATATCGTCGCGGTGCTGGTCGAGCCAGTGCAAGGCGAGAGCGGCGTACGCATTGCGCCGATTGAATATATGCAGTCGCTGCGCAATCTGTGCACAGCGAACGACTGGTTGTTCATGGTCGACGAGGTGCAGACCGGCTTAGGGCGTACGGGTGCATGGTTTGGGTATCAGCATGCGGGAGTGTTGCCGGACGTGATCACCTTGGCCAAGGGCCTCGGCAACGGCTATCCCGTCGGTGCGTGCTTAGCCAGAGGCGCCGCAGCGGACCTTTTTTCGCCCGGTCACCACGGCTCAACCTTCGGCGGTAATCCAATGGCCTGTCGAATCGGCTGCACCGTCATCGATGTGATGGAGCGAGATGGCGTACCTCAACGTGCGAGCGTTATGGGGCAGCGCTTGGAAGGCGCCCTTCGACGAGGGCTCGCAGGTTGTGAAGGCGTCGCAGCGATTCGCGCACTCGGTTTGATGATAGGCGTCGAACTGGATCGCCCCTGTACCGAGCTTTTGTCCTGCGCATTGAAGGATGAAGCCTTGTTGATCAGCGTCTCGCGGGAAAGAACGATCCGCCTGTTGCCGGCGTTGATCTGCTCCGAAGCGGAGATTGCCGAAATTGCCGACCGCGTGTCTCGCGTCGTTTGGCAATGGTCGCGCCGGTGTGAGGCGTCACGATTATCTGATACAGCCTAG
- a CDS encoding long-chain fatty acid--CoA ligase (activates fatty acids by binding to coenzyme A) → MQQTPLMISGILTHAALAHGDREIVSRLVDEPIWRYDYAGLAKRAGQAASMLRKLGVKPGDLVSSLAWNTHRHFELFFAVPGIGAVLHTANPRLSDEQIIYTLNHAGSGVLLFDRSFLALVERVRPHLEKAHTFIMLSDAQRTEAGEVGALSYETLIAQEQPVTDWPQFDENAGAMLCYTSGTTGNPKGVVYSHRSVVLHAMAAGLTGAFGFSAFDCIMPCSSLYHATAWGVPFTAAINGCKFVLPCDKMDGASLQELIQNEGVTFSGGVPTIWTMYLNHLERTGEDTGQLKCLVIAGSAVPRALAEKFETRYGVSVRQLWGMTETSPLGVVATPTPKLAAMGEAATNEAIWTRQGRLQFGIELKIVDEAGNELPHDGVTSGALLVRGPWTVERYFRSETSALDADGWFDTGDIATLDPNGYMRITDRSKDVIKSGGEWISSIDIENIAVACPGVRIAAVVGVAHEKWEERPILIIEPHDEADICIDTVLAYLEPQIVKWWMPDAVIIDTVPLTATGKIDKKTLRDRYRDHLIELEENAADAASL, encoded by the coding sequence ATGCAGCAGACCCCGCTGATGATCAGCGGCATCCTGACCCATGCAGCCCTCGCCCACGGCGACCGCGAGATCGTCTCTCGGCTGGTGGATGAGCCCATCTGGCGGTACGACTACGCCGGGCTCGCCAAACGCGCCGGCCAAGCCGCCAGCATGTTACGCAAGCTGGGGGTGAAGCCCGGCGACCTGGTGTCGTCGCTTGCCTGGAATACCCATCGCCACTTCGAGCTGTTCTTCGCCGTGCCCGGCATTGGCGCGGTGCTGCACACGGCCAATCCACGGCTGTCGGACGAGCAGATCATCTACACCCTGAACCACGCCGGCAGTGGCGTGCTTCTGTTCGACCGCAGCTTCCTGGCCTTGGTCGAGCGTGTGCGCCCGCACCTGGAAAAAGCCCACACCTTCATCATGTTGTCCGATGCCCAGCGCACCGAAGCAGGCGAGGTCGGCGCGCTGAGTTACGAAACGCTGATCGCGCAGGAACAGCCGGTCACCGACTGGCCGCAGTTCGACGAAAACGCCGGCGCGATGCTCTGCTACACCTCCGGCACCACCGGCAACCCGAAAGGCGTGGTCTACAGCCACCGCTCCGTCGTCCTGCACGCCATGGCGGCTGGCCTCACCGGCGCCTTCGGCTTCTCCGCATTCGACTGCATCATGCCTTGCTCGTCTCTCTACCACGCCACCGCCTGGGGCGTGCCCTTCACGGCCGCCATCAACGGCTGCAAGTTCGTGCTGCCGTGCGACAAGATGGACGGAGCCAGCCTGCAGGAGCTGATTCAGAACGAGGGCGTGACATTCTCCGGCGGCGTGCCGACCATCTGGACCATGTACCTCAATCATCTAGAGCGCACGGGCGAAGACACCGGCCAGCTCAAATGCCTGGTGATCGCCGGTTCGGCCGTCCCCCGTGCGCTGGCCGAGAAGTTCGAGACGCGTTATGGCGTCAGCGTTCGCCAGCTCTGGGGCATGACTGAAACCAGCCCCCTCGGCGTGGTCGCCACCCCGACGCCCAAGCTCGCGGCCATGGGCGAAGCAGCCACCAACGAAGCGATCTGGACCCGCCAGGGGCGCCTGCAATTCGGCATCGAACTGAAGATCGTCGATGAGGCGGGCAACGAATTGCCGCATGACGGCGTCACGTCCGGTGCGCTGCTTGTTCGTGGCCCTTGGACGGTCGAGCGCTATTTCCGCAGCGAAACCAGCGCACTGGATGCCGATGGCTGGTTCGACACCGGCGACATCGCCACCCTCGACCCCAATGGCTACATGCGCATCACCGACCGTAGCAAGGACGTGATCAAGTCCGGCGGTGAGTGGATCAGCTCCATCGATATCGAGAACATCGCCGTGGCCTGCCCGGGTGTACGCATCGCAGCGGTGGTCGGTGTGGCCCACGAGAAATGGGAAGAACGCCCGATCCTCATCATCGAACCCCACGACGAGGCCGACATCTGCATCGACACGGTACTCGCCTACTTGGAGCCGCAAATCGTCAAATGGTGGATGCCCGACGCCGTCATCATCGATACCGTCCCGCTGACCGCGACCGGCAAGATCGACAAGAAAACCCTGCGCGACCGCTACCGCGACCACTTGATAGAGCTGGAGGAAAACGCAGCTGACGCGGCGAGCCTTTAG
- a CDS encoding cytoplasmic protein: protein MPIYRLNIHRDQKHLGHFESDTPWALAAVHDIAQRLPAAEGYSIEMQVSEGERRYLEVGPGGIRVLGTEHSFRSVTPRPSLLAPVK from the coding sequence ATGCCCATCTATCGTCTGAACATTCATCGTGACCAAAAGCACCTTGGTCATTTTGAATCCGATACGCCATGGGCCTTAGCGGCCGTACATGACATCGCTCAACGTCTGCCTGCAGCTGAAGGCTATAGCATCGAGATGCAGGTGTCCGAAGGCGAGCGGCGCTACCTGGAGGTTGGGCCCGGCGGGATTCGAGTACTGGGAACGGAGCATAGCTTCCGGTCAGTAACGCCGCGTCCTTCGCTTCTAGCTCCGGTGAAGTGA
- a CDS encoding GntR family transcriptional regulator — translation MNTIASGSTAVEIAESIEQQIRSGFYRDGALLPAVRSLAQQLQVSPNTVAAAYKLLRDAALIVTDGRRGTRVAGEMPMAENRTTIPEGLRDMASGNIDGATLPAIDAGWLTESQSGYDVQSNDPQLLDVAGRWLADQRIPCQQLGIYSGALDAVERALRLRCRPGNKVIVEDPCWPPALALLASLRLKAVPVPVDEEGALVPSAEVLRSAAAVILTPRAHNPTGFCISERRWKEWLDKLADAPDTLLILDDHWGPLSAAKPLSFTREPLSWLYVVSVSKFLGPDLRVSVVTGSPSVLKSMHQQQTLGPRWVSLLLQRLAGHLWQKMIDSSRLSAVGAEYLGRRSALIQGLRDLGVAVPTQGEGLHVWLPVSDETSVVQTLASLGWAIQAGSPFRLESPAAVRISIGNLNPISVPALARDVAHALQQRRRTVN, via the coding sequence ATGAATACAATAGCTAGCGGATCGACCGCTGTCGAGATCGCTGAGTCGATCGAGCAACAAATTCGTTCGGGTTTTTACCGGGATGGCGCCTTACTGCCTGCCGTCAGATCACTCGCGCAGCAGCTTCAAGTCAGCCCAAACACAGTGGCGGCGGCCTATAAGCTGCTGCGTGATGCGGCCTTGATAGTTACCGACGGACGGCGTGGAACACGTGTGGCGGGTGAGATGCCCATGGCCGAAAACCGGACCACTATTCCGGAGGGTTTGAGAGACATGGCCTCTGGAAATATCGATGGAGCCACGCTCCCAGCGATTGATGCTGGCTGGCTTACAGAGAGTCAGTCCGGCTACGACGTGCAAAGTAATGACCCGCAGCTGCTCGATGTCGCAGGCCGGTGGCTGGCTGACCAGCGAATCCCTTGCCAGCAGCTGGGTATTTATTCGGGAGCCCTCGATGCCGTGGAGCGTGCGCTCCGCCTACGTTGCCGGCCCGGCAACAAAGTGATCGTGGAAGATCCGTGCTGGCCGCCGGCGCTCGCGTTATTGGCAAGCCTGCGACTCAAGGCCGTTCCCGTTCCGGTGGACGAGGAAGGCGCGTTGGTTCCATCTGCCGAAGTCCTTCGCTCGGCCGCCGCCGTCATTCTGACCCCGCGTGCCCACAACCCCACCGGGTTTTGCATAAGCGAGCGCCGGTGGAAAGAATGGCTCGACAAGCTTGCAGACGCACCCGATACGCTGCTGATTCTTGATGATCACTGGGGGCCGCTCAGTGCTGCCAAACCCTTGAGTTTCACTCGCGAACCTCTCAGTTGGCTCTACGTGGTGTCGGTCAGCAAGTTCCTGGGGCCTGACCTGCGCGTTTCGGTGGTAACTGGCAGTCCCAGCGTGCTCAAGAGCATGCATCAGCAGCAGACGCTTGGCCCCCGCTGGGTCAGCCTGTTGCTGCAAAGGCTTGCAGGGCACCTGTGGCAAAAGATGATCGATAGTAGTCGCCTATCGGCGGTGGGGGCAGAGTACTTGGGGAGGCGTTCGGCGCTGATTCAGGGGCTCAGAGATTTAGGCGTCGCTGTGCCTACTCAGGGGGAGGGCTTGCACGTGTGGCTGCCTGTCTCGGACGAAACCTCCGTCGTGCAGACGCTGGCATCGCTGGGGTGGGCCATCCAGGCGGGATCGCCGTTCAGGCTAGAAAGCCCGGCGGCCGTAAGGATCAGTATCGGTAACCTGAACCCTATCAGCGTGCCGGCATTGGCACGCGATGTTGCGCACGCGTTGCAGCAGCGTCGTCGCACGGTGAACTGA
- the pdxK gene encoding bifunctional pyridoxal kinase/hydroxymethylpyrimidine kinase (catalyzes the formation of pyridoxal 5'-phosphate from pyridoxal), which translates to MTVGNDCAVSIKQPLPIDVISIQSQVVYGCVGNSIAVPVLHASGFSVGAIPTVLLSNTPHYATCHGGALPISWFAGYLKDLEAREVLRSVKTVLVGYLGNTTQAAVLARWLGTVLEKYPDIRVQLDPVLGDDDCGMYVEPAMVGAFQTHLLRFAHGITPNAFELARLSGRCVDTVEQVIDAARCLLTGRTQWVVVTSAAQHEWPGERMYVVVVTKKHAQVIEHERVNVSPKGTGDFFSAALAASLLKGVELTKAVEFASRQVIASLALTLQSNSAELRLPEAEFSLSAKGLPSCPSIV; encoded by the coding sequence ATGACCGTCGGAAATGATTGCGCCGTTTCGATTAAACAACCGCTTCCAATAGACGTGATTTCGATTCAATCGCAGGTAGTCTACGGGTGCGTTGGTAACAGCATCGCCGTGCCTGTGCTGCATGCCAGTGGCTTTTCTGTCGGCGCCATACCCACCGTCTTGCTCAGCAATACTCCTCACTACGCCACCTGTCATGGAGGTGCGCTTCCGATCAGCTGGTTCGCCGGTTACCTGAAAGATCTGGAGGCCCGAGAGGTTTTGCGTTCGGTAAAAACTGTGCTTGTGGGTTACCTCGGCAACACAACGCAGGCGGCGGTACTTGCCCGTTGGCTGGGCACGGTGCTGGAGAAGTACCCGGACATACGCGTTCAGCTGGACCCTGTGCTGGGTGATGATGACTGTGGCATGTATGTAGAGCCTGCAATGGTGGGTGCCTTCCAGACTCATTTGCTCCGGTTCGCCCATGGCATCACGCCAAACGCGTTCGAGCTGGCTCGTCTTTCCGGCCGCTGTGTTGACACTGTTGAGCAGGTTATCGACGCCGCACGCTGCCTGCTCACCGGGCGCACCCAATGGGTCGTTGTTACCAGTGCAGCTCAACACGAGTGGCCAGGCGAGCGAATGTACGTGGTGGTGGTGACGAAAAAACACGCGCAGGTGATTGAGCACGAGCGCGTCAACGTGTCGCCCAAAGGCACAGGTGATTTTTTCAGTGCGGCTCTGGCCGCCTCACTGTTGAAGGGAGTGGAGCTTACCAAAGCCGTTGAGTTTGCCAGCCGCCAGGTAATTGCTTCTCTTGCTCTCACGCTTCAAAGCAACTCGGCCGAGCTGCGCTTACCAGAGGCCGAATTCTCTCTCAGCGCCAAGGGATTACCGTCATGCCCATCTATCGTCTGA
- a CDS encoding carnitine dehydratase, whose protein sequence is MSTATATPRQGPLLGLRVLEFASIGPGPHCAMLLADLGAEVMCIEREGGNGWPNPVVDRGRKRLTLDIRTDTGRERCLALAEGADVLIEGFRPGVMERLGLGPEQVHGRNPRLVYGRMTGWGQTGPLAKRAGHDINYLAITGALAAIGNREGPAIPPLNLVGDFGGGSLYLAFGIMAALWERERSGQGQVVDAAIVDGVSSMMSFFAGLLPSGAISLERDRNLLSGAAPHYRCYTCADGRDIAIGPLEPQFLTELMQHIEAPESLREGCNDPAQWPELSEQLAALFASRSRADWCAVLEGTDACFAPVLTLEEAAQHPHMQQRGVYRDIDGALHAAPAPRFSRTPGSIRDSVKVVEGWD, encoded by the coding sequence ATGTCGACCGCCACCGCCACACCCCGCCAAGGCCCGCTGCTCGGCCTGCGCGTGCTGGAGTTCGCCAGTATCGGGCCCGGTCCACACTGCGCGATGCTACTGGCTGACCTTGGCGCCGAGGTGATGTGCATCGAGCGCGAGGGCGGCAATGGCTGGCCCAATCCGGTGGTTGATCGCGGCCGCAAGCGCCTCACGCTGGACATCCGCACCGACACCGGACGCGAACGCTGCCTGGCGCTGGCCGAAGGCGCGGATGTGCTGATCGAAGGCTTTCGGCCCGGCGTGATGGAACGCTTGGGGCTCGGACCTGAGCAGGTTCACGGGCGCAACCCGCGTTTGGTTTATGGCCGCATGACCGGTTGGGGCCAGACCGGACCGCTAGCCAAGCGTGCCGGCCACGATATCAACTATCTGGCGATCACCGGCGCACTGGCTGCGATCGGCAATCGCGAAGGCCCAGCGATTCCGCCACTCAACCTGGTTGGCGACTTCGGCGGCGGCTCGCTGTATCTGGCGTTCGGGATCATGGCCGCATTGTGGGAGCGCGAAAGGTCAGGCCAGGGTCAGGTGGTCGACGCCGCGATCGTTGATGGCGTGTCCTCGATGATGAGCTTCTTCGCGGGGCTCCTGCCCAGCGGCGCCATCTCCCTTGAACGCGACCGCAATCTGCTGTCGGGCGCCGCACCGCATTACCGCTGTTACACCTGCGCCGACGGCCGCGACATCGCCATCGGGCCGCTGGAACCTCAGTTCCTGACCGAACTGATGCAACACATCGAGGCGCCCGAATCCTTGCGCGAAGGCTGCAATGATCCGGCGCAATGGCCGGAGTTAAGCGAACAGCTCGCCGCGCTGTTCGCCAGCCGCAGCCGGGCAGACTGGTGCGCCGTACTCGAAGGGACCGACGCCTGCTTTGCCCCAGTGCTCACTCTGGAAGAAGCCGCGCAGCACCCGCACATGCAACAACGTGGCGTCTATCGCGACATCGACGGCGCCCTGCACGCCGCCCCAGCGCCACGCTTTTCACGGACGCCGGGGTCGATCAGAGATTCCGTCAAGGTGGTAGAAGGTTGGGATTGA
- a CDS encoding transcriptional regulator PtsJ: MNKTSADIFETIRSRVRTQQLSPGQMLPPVRQLAQELGVNRNTVAAAYKRLVAAGIAETRGRHGTVICQTAAPGEQEGGIGHSRLFELSSGNPNPMWLPDPALALTQQQPRLRLYGDEPVDPGFHDVACRWLTDDCPSPPEIDLAHGAVDAVERLLAAYLVAGDKVAVESPCFISSINTLRIAGLQAVGVPVDEHGMQAAPLEAALAKGVQAVLITPRAHNPTGASVSAERAAQIRAVLDRYPQVLVLVDDHFALLSDAKFHQVIPPSSRRWALIRSVSKALGPDLRLAVVGSDRETSLRLRLRLASGTTWVSHLLQDIAHTCLTSSQVGEQIERARADYTRRRDLLIGALSSHKIQALQPCDGLNVWVPIDQDVEPVILHLAQRGWVVRSGTGFTVQEPVRGIRITISMMDADQAARFAEDLSLCIH, encoded by the coding sequence ATGAACAAGACATCGGCTGACATTTTCGAAACGATCAGATCAAGGGTGCGGACGCAACAGTTGAGCCCAGGTCAAATGCTCCCACCAGTGCGCCAACTGGCGCAGGAGCTGGGGGTTAATCGCAATACTGTCGCGGCTGCTTACAAGCGCTTGGTTGCTGCAGGCATTGCTGAGACCAGAGGACGCCACGGGACTGTGATCTGCCAAACCGCTGCGCCCGGCGAGCAAGAGGGTGGCATTGGTCATTCGCGACTGTTCGAATTGTCGAGCGGCAACCCGAATCCGATGTGGTTGCCCGACCCGGCCCTCGCACTGACACAGCAACAACCGCGCCTGCGGCTCTATGGTGACGAGCCGGTTGACCCGGGCTTTCACGACGTGGCCTGTCGATGGCTGACCGACGATTGCCCCTCGCCTCCGGAGATTGACCTGGCCCACGGGGCCGTGGACGCTGTCGAACGTCTGCTGGCGGCCTATCTTGTTGCAGGTGACAAGGTTGCCGTCGAGAGCCCTTGCTTCATCAGTAGCATCAACACGCTGCGCATCGCCGGCTTGCAGGCGGTTGGCGTCCCTGTCGACGAGCACGGGATGCAAGCTGCCCCGCTGGAGGCTGCTTTAGCGAAGGGCGTGCAGGCGGTGCTGATCACCCCTCGCGCTCACAACCCCACCGGCGCGAGCGTGAGCGCCGAGCGGGCTGCACAGATCCGCGCCGTGCTTGACCGATACCCGCAGGTTCTAGTGCTCGTCGATGATCACTTCGCATTGCTATCCGACGCGAAGTTCCATCAAGTCATCCCTCCCTCCAGCCGGCGTTGGGCGCTGATCCGCTCTGTATCCAAAGCGCTAGGGCCTGATCTCCGGCTCGCTGTCGTCGGCAGCGACCGGGAAACATCGTTGCGGCTTCGGTTACGACTGGCTTCAGGCACCACCTGGGTAAGCCATCTTCTGCAGGATATTGCGCATACGTGCCTGACTTCGTCTCAGGTCGGAGAGCAGATCGAGCGGGCTCGAGCGGATTACACGCGACGCAGAGATCTTCTGATCGGTGCGCTGAGTAGCCATAAAATCCAGGCCCTGCAGCCATGTGACGGGCTCAATGTTTGGGTGCCGATCGACCAAGACGTCGAGCCAGTCATTCTGCATCTGGCCCAGCGGGGCTGGGTCGTGCGCAGCGGCACGGGCTTCACGGTTCAAGAGCCGGTGCGTGGCATCCGTATAACCATCTCGATGATGGACGCGGACCAGGCCGCCCGCTTCGCCGAAGATCTAAGTCTCTGTATCCACTGA